TCAAAATTATATCACGATCCTTACGTTAGAAAACTAAACTCTACTAAAAAACGTCCCCCTAAATATGTCCGTTTCAGTTATATATATAGAAAGTAGACAAAATTGCCACAGGAAAAGCAAATAAAGAAGGGGAAACGACGAGTGCATACGGCATAGACGTTTTACATGCAGAAAAAGCTAAGAAATAAAGCCACAGGCACGTTTCACAAGCAGAAAAAGCTAAGAAAAAAAGCGTCAGACTTCAAGTCCAAATTGCCTTTTACAACGCACCACCACCCCTATTCTGTAAATTGTGCATTTCACTTGCTCTCATAGTGGCTATTAGTGCAATAAATTAATACAGTTTTATCTATATATGCAAAGATGCTGTGGATACAATTTGTATGTGTATCGCGTGTAGTGTATGTTGGTACTAGTTTTGTTATTGGTCATTCATGCCTAAGACGATTCCCAACCCAACTTTATAATTGTACTTTATACACTATTTTGGTGTAAAAATCGACTCTCGCTCTATAAtaataaattttctttttttctctaaAATTTATCAATATTAATTGACGGACAAACAGTcacattgaaaaatatttttttttgacaGTATCTTATCAAAAAATGTTTAGAGCAAGAAATGACCGTTTAAAAATGCCGACAATAATATACTAATATAAGTTTGTTAATATTATTTATGTGTAAATTAAAGACAATTTACCAGAGAATCGTTAATATACCCTTAAGTCCGTACCAAGTTAGTATTAAATGACTTCATTTAATCCTAGGTAACTAAATTAGCTATCCATGTTTTTAAATATTCAATACATAAAGAGGTTGGATCGGTGGTGATGGGAATTGGAATTGGGGGGGTATGGGAATGGGTGTTAATGGAAtgggattgaaatggtatctCAATGGGTTAAGAGGATATGATTTTACCATCCAATGGGAATGTGGTTCCCATTCCCAACCATCAAATTGCCAATCCAAACACTATCATTTGGGATTGAGTTTCTGATTCCCGTCAACCAGCCTCATTAAACACGAACCAAACACTCCCTTGGGTGATAGCATTAATTTATATATAgtaaataaaataagaaaattgAACTATGTtatttatatagatatataaCAATAATAAGAACATACAAATATGTAAACAAACAGAATGATAAGAAGGCAAAAATCTAATTTAACTAAATGTAACAAAAAGGTAGTATACTTTCTGCCCAGTAGTTGTAAGTTGGCCAAGGAAAACTGCTGCCTCCGGCCAGAAAAGAAGTAACGAATAAATTTATTGTTTTCTCTACAAATACTAACTAATAAGTATAATTCTACCTCTacattatgaatcatatgagcAAATAAAAGGATAAAGACCCCTTATCTATAAGAAAATTAATTAGTGCTTTGGGCTTTTGTTTTTCGAACTGAATTTAAATTCTTCTCCAACAAGGAAACTAAATAGTCCTTCTCCAACTACCTTCTTCCCTTTTTCTAATTAAGCTTTTTTTTATTCATTTGCCTGCATAACAGAATAAATTCAATTATTCACATATTTTTATACAAAAACAGACAGAAGTAGGTATAATAAACAACGCCTATCAATAATGTTGGAAACACTTTGGTATGTATGTGTTCAAGGGGTCAAAGCCTAGGAATTTGAGATGTTCATTATCTGCTATATCATTGGTTCTTGTTTATCAAATTTAAGTAAGTGAATTAAAAATGCAAGTCTTTGTCAGGTTGCAGTTTCAATCATGTGTGTGTTTGCAGAAAGAAATCATATATGTAGTTTTTTCTATTCAAAGATTTATATATACTTGATTGTTTATAAAGTTCAGGATCATATCCAGTTTAATTTGTTATATCTAGATGCTTCTACTATTACCTCTATTTTGGTGTCTACACTGAATGTTAATAGGGAGAAATGCTTGATAAATATTGTAGGTAGCTGATATATATTAAATCtacatgtgtatatatattttttgtcaggtataaatatatgtgtatatatatatacatgtgtgtgTGCTTACTATTAATCAGAAAACATCAGAGGAGCTACAGTCTAGTATTATTAATGTCGTAGTTGTTTGCTGTAGGAAATTTCAAGCTTAAGCGTTGAGCATTGTGATGGTGAAAGCCTTTTAGTAACTGTTTTTGAGATTCATGATTCAGAGGTATGTAAAGCATTCTGTGCTGCATTGCTTAATGGATAAATTTTGTTAATCAGATTTGTAGCTTTAAAGTCAACTAACTCGTATGTATTCCGGAGTTTCAGATTCCTTCATATATTGAGAGGGAGCATGAGTTTCGTTTTTTAGCTGTGAGTGATGTTGTAGTTTCCCTAATCAGTTTTGTACTTATAGGTATTTCCATTGATATAACTCATTGTCCTTTTAATTATGAACTATTGACTTATTGTGTTCTAATAGGTCATACCTGAAGCAGTAGATGGGAAGCCATATGCTAGTCCTGCGGTAAGTAATGGTGTCAAATTTATTGGTCAAGTTGAGGTTGAGCTTATGTTCTTCTTTTCCTTTTTAAATAGACTGATCCCGTATATTTTTGTTCATGTTGTAGGTGCTTTGTGCGCGTTTTAGCGATGAGGAGTATTTTCAAATTAGGTGTAGAGGTATCATCCTGATAGTTTTGAAAGTAGAATTCGGACATCAAAAGATCAATCACCGTGCTTCTTGTTGTCTGTCCTTGTTTTTATTGTTATAATTGAATACATGTGATGGTTCATTTGCTTCCATTTTGCTTTCATGTAATTGTACTTGATACCTTGATATGTTGAAAGAGGCCAGGTTGGGGAAATCTAGGTTGTATAGTTTTTAAACTAACCTAAGTCTTCACCGTGTTAATGATGTGTAAGAAATGTAACTAGGCCTCCTATTACCGTGAAACATGCTAGAAGAAGGCCTATACGGTAAACACAACACTCTAGATTAAATAAGAAAATAGGGGTAGAAATGATACATTTGAGAGTAGTTGTATTCAACAAACAAAACTTGTGCTGGTGGGTCCAGTAAGGGATAAATAGAGATATGAGTAGTAGGATCAGGATGTGGATTGTTATTATGTATTGCAGAGTGAAATGTATTATGGGGGAACCTCACCTCTTGAAGAGCAAGGAACCCTTATCATTGAACCTAGTTTTCAGATGTTTCTGAATTCTTTTCGCCGGATCAAAGGTTAATAATATTGAATCTTAGCattatgttggttcttgttttcTTGGCTATGTTGACGAGATATGCATAACTTAATTGAAAATTACTCGGCAGAACTACGGAAGTCGGAAAATGAGCTTTGCTGTTAATGGGTAGATCTAGAGCAAAATAATGACTGCGTCTGGCTGGACATGCAATATACTAATTGAGCTATGATGAATAATTTTGGAAAATAAAAccataactttattttattcagaAGCGACTTTTTATTTGCTAATCAAATTACTCCTTGTCTTGATATGTATGTACCCGGCTCACTATTGTGTACTTAGTTGATTTGTAGGCAGCCAGGAGATCTACTTCCAGCGATATGGACAATATAATATCCACAAGATTTGGAGGGATGATATCCTACCTTGTCGTGTTTATCTTCGACACTGGTCAGTGTTCTATTCGCATCATATGAATTTTAGGTCACAGTGTCCTAGTCTCTTCAAATTGTGCTTTACTAGAAGTAAATCTATTTATTCTTAATGTGGTCCTAAAATCCTTGCTTGGTTGTCATAGAATCAGAAAAATGTGTGAGGTCACCGCATCCTTGCATAATCATAATTTTATTTTCCTTCCCGCTGTATCTTGTTCAAGTTTTTAGCTGTTTATATGTGAATTAGGTTGTCTGCAACTTATGGGAGGTACTTTCTCTGTGAATATTTGTAACTTCTATGCAGTGTGCTGGCTGCAAAAAACCTTGGAGAGGCAATATATGATAACTTTCTGGATCATACATTCCTTGGAGACCGCAAAACAACAGTCCGGGAATATTTGAAAACTACAGGATCAGGCATCATGGAAGAGGAGCCTCCAGAACCTTTGAAGATTCGGTATGGTGGCTGACCGAAGTAAtatttcttctccaaagcaatTTGAGGTGAATATGATAACTTGTACACCAGTGACAAATGTGCACTCACAATCTAATAAATTCTTTATAACTTCATTTACACATGATGATTAGTAGATCTGAACAAGTTGGCGAGTAAGATTCCTAGTGAGGAAGTGACATTTTTCACTTCAATTATTTTGAACATCTGAAAAATGAAGGATGCATACTCTATTATTGTCACTTCAGTAACAATTACCCTAAAGAATACATAGGAAGGCTTAGTCCGATACTTATTAAGTCATCACAGCGTATGTTCTCTGTTGAGAAAATTAGTCGTACATGATCTTCACATCTCTGGTAACATCCGATTCGGCTGGAACCAGATTAGGGCAGATTTAATCTAATTGTATTTTACATTGTTTTTTTTCATAGTATAAATGTTACCAGTCCTAGTAGCATCTTTAGCTCTGGGGGTGAAGGTCAGGTCGATTCACATCTTTAGCTTTGGATGTATGATGTATCTAAACCCTTGTTAATATTGTTAGTTTAAACATGAGTGCTGGAAGACTTCTTTATGCTAAACCCATGCAGGCCTCTTGGCAGGATATTGCAGTTGATCAGAGAAGAGGCCCTTTGCTTGTCTGCTGCCACACACTTGATTCATTAGTTACACTAATGGTTATTACTCTATAACATTATTTCGGATAGGAGTACATGTCAAAATCTAAAATTACGATCCCTGCTTATTTGATGactaattttaatttcaaaaattggtTGACCGTCGTAGTCATGTCTTGAAGATATTTTGGAGTTTAGACTAGCTTTCAAAGATTATTTGAAAAGTGTGTATATCTGCCGATATTTAATCCAAAATGAATAATTGATTCTATAAACTACTACGAAAATATCATTAAATCAATAAAAACTACTACAAAATATGGGTAGAGAATTAAAACATGTAACAGGCCTTTGGCATTTATGGAGCTAGGTCTACCTTTTACTTGCCCAACCGGGACTGCTGTTCCAATTGGGATTTCGCATGACATGAATGGCTGTCATTTCTTCGTACAAGTAATTAGGGTTAAAAAATCATAGCGGAATACAATTGGATTATTGGAACATGTTTTGTGGTCAATACCCAATAAGACGATAACACATGTTGCAATCTTCAACTTGCAAAATTAGAAGCCCTTTTGGAAGgtttttttttgacaaaataattaatttttgaattaaattagAGATTTAAGTAAATGAAATCTTTAATATTAGGTAGTTAGTTTTGTAGTAGTTTGGTCCAATAATCTAATTCTAATTTTCAAGTAGTTTGGTCCAATAATCTAATTTTGAAAAAGTTATTAAAAGAGTTTTTTCAACTCGAGTATACAAAATATTAATTGAAATATCTATTTACAAAATAGTTTTACTCAAAACAATCAGATTCAATCTGTTAGTTAAATCAACTTAATCAATCAACTATTATATCTAACCGCTAATGCCAAATATGACcacaaaattttgaaatataTCAAAAAATAGTGATCTTTgcataatatttttataaataaaatatatctgttaaatataattgatgatatcagtatatAAACTATTAGAGTTTGCTAATATTATTTGTGATATAAGAGTTTGACAAAAGGTGACGTCATCAGCATTTGTCATCGGGATTTACTGATCAATATATGTCATCAACATTTGTTCATATCAgtatttatcaagttagaaatCAGGATATATCATAGGAGAATATATTTTAGAGATATGTTGGTGTGGGAGTTTACTTGTTTGTAGCAATCAATAGTTGGATAAGTATTATAATTTCTTATTCATGTATATCATATTAACTAGATTGATCGCACAAATTAGGTTAACACAAGAAGTGTCGATTATTGTTTTATCTCTGTTTTTGTAACCTAAAAACAACTCTCAAGATATTTGTTCATCTTTGAGTGAGAGAGTTTTATAATCAATTTTGATTCATTAATACAAAATCTGTTAATGTATCTCAagttttaatttgaattaattgtTAATACTGTATTCCCTCTCCTCTACAGTATACTTAAAGGcctaataatataaataatatactTTACAACAATTTACTTACATGACACAACATACATGATTTGAACAATAGAAGATAAAATATGTCATACACAAAACTTATATTAGGAATTTTTTTCTAGACCTTACATTTGggtataatttatttttttttgcgCTACATTTAGGTATAGAAGCCCTAGTTCTTTCATTTCTAATCACAAAAGTATCTTCCAAATCTCTTTTGTGTTTTAATACTCGCAAAACCATAAGCCATAAAATGAAAATTAAAGTATCTTTCAAATCTCTTGTGTTTTATAACTTAAGTGTATGAAGTACGtttacataatttttaaaaaaaactatacTTAAAATGGTGCCAAAGCTGTAGAGGGATGGAGGGAGCACAAGTCATCGTCACACACAACCTTAATTATTGCAAATATTCTTTCATAGGCCTCACATTTGGGTATAAATAGAACCCCTAGTTCTTTCATTTCCAATCACAAAAGTATCTTCCAAATCTCTTTTGTGTGTTTTAATACTTGCTAAACCCTAAGCCATGTTTATCTCTAATATCTCCTTGAACCCAATGGCGCCCATGCATACTCGTAAATCTCCTGCCCTTCAACCTCGATACTTCAATACAAGTAGAACCCCCGCTATCATTAATTTAAAACACAAAGATCTTTTCAAGCCATCAGCTGTTTCAAGTGTACATACTTGCTTGGCTTCAAGTAGCACCAAATCAGTACAAATAATGGATGAAATTACGAAAAATGTGGAGGTACGTTCAAGCGTCACAGCAGCTGAAATGTACAAGGCCATGTTTCTTGACATGGACGTAGTTATTCCCCAAATTCTACCTCAACTCATCAAATCCATCCAAATCCTTGACGGTGAGGGTGGTGTTGGAACCATCAAGTACCTCACTTACGGCCAAGGTAGTAAATTAATTTCATCAGTTTTAGGCAAACAACTTAGACCACAGTTAGTATCTTATAATCAAATTTGAAAATGAAGGCAATCAATCAAACATAACTATagacatatataatatatatgtacATTCAAGATATTTGTTAGAAATTTATTGTTGAACATTACAGATGATCAACATAgatataaatttatattattaccAACCGTTTTAATGTATGGGGACCCTAGACAATAGACATAAATACTACGACAAATTTTGTTGCAGCTGTGAAAGCAACGAGCGTGAAGCAAAAGGTAATTGTTATGGATGAGGAGGAAATGACATACAGTTACATTGTGTTCGAAGGCGACATTTTATCGCAAGAAGTGGAGTCGATCACAAATCATTTCACAGTTGTGCCTACCGATGACGGAGGTTGCGTTGTCAAGTTGAGGGTTGTGTTTACACCGGTTGCTAGTGAAATTGTACCGGAAGAGTATATTAAAGACACCATTGCTCAGTCATTTCAGGTCTTCAAGGCTACTGAATCTTACATCCAAGCTAACTAAGATATTTATATTTTCTGTTTGTTTACTCTATTACTATTACACCGTCTGATTTGTCAAAGGAATAATCAATCAGAATAGAGGTACAACCAAATGATGTGGTGTGTGTGAGACTCGGTAATTTTGATGTTTTTATTTCCATAATTTATAAAAATGCTGGAAGTCcgctattattaattaatttatatttaattaaatcacATATAGTTAGAGATGCATAAAAGGTCCACTGACCGGGTTTTGACCAGGCCTTAAAAATTCCGGATTTTCACCCGGTCGGACTTTTCGGGTTTGACTTTGATCGGGCCGGGCAGGGCCGGACTTTTCGAAGATGTGAGAGCCCGTTTGGGCCCTAGAGGCGGGCCTCTCCGGACTTTTTTCGGGCCGGATCAGATCGGGTTGagcttttttctaatttaaatcagTTATTAGAGATTTTGAAGACTACATATTTTACCAACTAGATCATCGTACAAATATATTTGTTTGCATGAAATATTAGATGAAAACATTATTTCGTTGAAAACGTTTAAATTTgacaaaaaataaacatgtttatagaatgatatgttttatcaatgttatccaaatatatatatatacattgtatttactatatcttctttcattaatccctacaacaaaatatataaataatattattaatcacgaatatgtaaatatatatgtgtctaaagtattatatatatttatagtaaatgtaaattcataaatatataagaaaatatactAGAATAATCAGATTTTGAACGGGCTTTTCTGGATTTTTTCGGGTTTTTAATCGAATCGGGCCAAAGACCGGGTCGAGCCGAAGCCTGGGATTTTAACCGGGTCGGGCCGGACTTTacctaaaaatatagggccctTCGAGACCCTAAGCCCGGGCCGGGACCAGGCTGCGCTTTGACCGCTCCGAGTTTTGATTGGGTCGGATTTTGACCGGATCGAGTCGGGCTAGATTTTCGGGTCTAGGTTTCTTGTGCATATTTACATGTAGTACTTGGGAGTAaggctgagcaaaaccgaaccgaaaccgaaaaaccgaaccgaaccgtgctaattcggttcggttcggtcctaaatttttcagaaatccgttctattcggtccggaccaaATAGACCGAattaaaattcggttcggttcggttcttttcacaaatatttcggtccggaccgaatagaccgaatagaccaaatcataaatactataattttgtattatatatattttacatatatcttaaaaattataatcaaaatttttaatttgtaattatatttatggagtattagaactctacatatcacattactttaattatattttaaaatttataatttgtgatttaatttataatgcaattttatttttgaaaaaaatttcggtctattcggtccagaaccggaccgaaccgaattatttcggttcggttcggtccggtccataatataaattcggtccggttcggtccaagaaaaaattactattcggtttttcggtctattcggttcggtccggttttggaccgaaccgaccgaatgctcagccctactTGGGAGTTGTGATTCATTTTGAGTCTTGACTATCAATCTAGGACCTCTAGAATTATTCAATAATTTCACTATATTATTTTTGGGGTCATTAGATGTTATTAGAATAATGATAATTAAAAGTCATAcactcggggttaggaaatgaggacccacacacctttaatctaataattaaataagcataaaccccgattaactactaacaggatcaaacatgataaagtatgagacaagattacaactaccaatcataaaatataattCACAACCCCAAAATACTATTAAATAAACAcaatcgattccggctgggaaccgacataTAACCCATTGTATGTTTACAATTTCCcttctaagcgcttgctcactcagaaataccactacctgctctggcaaccggaagccctcaacacgatagggaccaccaggtacgctcttacgagtagtgcgtctaagcctggccatcttcttgcttaactgtcatggttagattaaaacaaaacatatgagtataaaactcagcaagtaactataaagcagttttATGATAacaaatccacaatatactttaccaaactcaggaCATTCTACTTTATTTGCTCTAGGTGacagatttccagcttttggggtTAAGGAAAGGTTATAAAGAAAAATGtagggctttcaaggaacaaggctcaacgcaggatgaaagccgacattcatcacaaattattaaaggatcagaacatatctttcagaaagaggaaagcaacaatatttcactatatggaatcaattatgttagatatatttgataatgtcatggctaatatgttttatgtttagatttcagatcttatttgaacagtacaaatcagtacttaactgatcagtacttatactggacgtcaggacttaagggatatcagtacttatgttatcaggagataagcatcaggagatagatatcagaacttaagtgctgaaggacgatcagataaggacagtagctgattaaagttaagaagatcaagataaacataagaagagatatacatgaagaatgaattccataaagaatggaatacttggaagaaaagatatctgattgatatatattaggaagcagaattatattccatatcaattagcgattatcttataactgtgtaatatataaacacagacatagggtttacactataagtgttatcattatcgagaatattatttactgtaaccctagcagctctcgtgatattttgttcatcactgagagataacagttccagattgtaacagagtttattgtttcaataaagtttgttttctgttacataagttcttgaagtttgatttgattgtaataaacactgtattcatcccctctacagtgaaagtgtgacctaacaagtggtatcagagcttgctgttaacacacatatagttaaagatccaaacacaatcatgtctgacacagaaactccaactaagcctgccaaaactgaggaatcatcaaagacattaattcagagtcgatatgagaccatcagagttcccatactgagaccatctgaatatcccatatggaaggtaaggatgaccatgtttctggaagcaacagatccagaataccttgatagaatcaaggaagggcctcacaaacctaccaagctcgctgttgtaatTGCAGgagaagcagcaaagaccgtaccaaaggaaaagagtgattatactgctgaagatatagcatctattgctaaggatgccaaggtacgacacttactgcatagtgccattgataatgtaatgtcaaacagggtaatcaactgcaagactgccaaggagatatgggatgcactggagacaaggtgtcaaggaactgaaacagttaagaagaacaggaagacaatactcactcaagagtatgaacattttgactcaaaatcgaatgagtcattgaataatttatatgatagatttgtcaaacttttgaatgatttgtcattggttgataaagagtatgatcttgaagatac
This sequence is a window from Apium graveolens cultivar Ventura chromosome 9, ASM990537v1, whole genome shotgun sequence. Protein-coding genes within it:
- the LOC141684640 gene encoding uncharacterized protein LOC141684640 encodes the protein MAPALSLAPTHCKQIQHHTWQHPIRHLPPILTLPNTDHRISQSLHTINNRRQLNLRRLAMSSSGKSLELGSTTQFELSTETDFNKIVSPDGLISICGFGSLLSENSARSTFPDLINFRVAILRGFRRVFAHAAPIFFQRGIANPETKEISSLSVEHCDGESLLVTVFEIHDSEIPSYIEREHEFRFLAVIPEAVDGKPYASPAVLCARFSDEEYFQIRCRGSQEIYFQRYGQYNIHKIWRDDILPCRVYLRHCVLAAKNLGEAIYDNFLDHTFLGDRKTTVREYLKTTGSGIMEEEPPEPLKIRYGG
- the LOC141682650 gene encoding pathogenesis-related protein 2-like codes for the protein MFISNISLNPMAPMHTRKSPALQPRYFNTSRTPAIINLKHKDLFKPSAVSSVHTCLASSSTKSVQIMDEITKNVEVRSSVTAAEMYKAMFLDMDVVIPQILPQLIKSIQILDGEGGVGTIKYLTYGQAVKATSVKQKVIVMDEEEMTYSYIVFEGDILSQEVESITNHFTVVPTDDGGCVVKLRVVFTPVASEIVPEEYIKDTIAQSFQVFKATESYIQAN